The following are encoded together in the Streptomyces asoensis genome:
- a CDS encoding ROK family transcriptional regulator: MAATAGTPGTPRVLRAMNDRAALDLLLAHGPLSRTRIGKLTGLSKPTASQLLARLEAAGLVLATGTTEGRPGPNAQLYEVNPAAAYAAGLDVTPERVLAAVADATGRTVGTFEVPTPGRKTTGAVVRQVTDALDGAVKAAGLTRGDVRRLVVATPGAFDPTTGRLRYASHLPGWHAPALLDDLAAALPMPVEYENDVNLAAVAEQRLGAARGHEDFVLLWNEGGLGAALVLGGRLHRGWTGGAGEVGFLPVPGAPLVRQVTKANSGGYQELAGSQALPRLARELGVPGIPSGPYAEVAAALVARAAAEDTAVHRLLLQTYATRLATGLASLVSVLDPELVVLSGASLTAGGDVLRALVQDELEELAASRPKLVMSDVTERPVLRGALESALAATRDEVFDTSR, translated from the coding sequence ATGGCAGCAACCGCCGGTACGCCGGGCACCCCGCGCGTCCTGCGCGCCATGAACGACCGCGCCGCGCTCGACCTCCTGCTGGCGCACGGCCCCCTGTCCCGCACCCGCATCGGCAAGCTCACCGGCCTGTCGAAGCCCACCGCCTCCCAGCTGCTCGCCCGCCTGGAGGCCGCGGGGCTGGTCCTCGCGACCGGCACCACCGAGGGCCGCCCAGGCCCCAACGCGCAGCTGTACGAGGTCAACCCGGCCGCCGCGTACGCCGCGGGCCTCGACGTCACCCCCGAACGGGTCCTGGCCGCCGTCGCCGACGCCACCGGACGCACCGTGGGCACCTTCGAGGTGCCCACGCCCGGCCGGAAGACCACCGGCGCCGTCGTGCGGCAGGTCACCGACGCCCTGGACGGCGCGGTGAAGGCCGCGGGCCTCACCCGCGGCGACGTGCGGCGGCTCGTCGTCGCCACCCCGGGCGCCTTCGACCCCACCACCGGCCGGCTGCGCTACGCCTCCCACCTGCCGGGCTGGCATGCCCCGGCGCTGCTCGACGACCTCGCCGCGGCCCTGCCGATGCCGGTGGAGTACGAGAACGACGTCAATCTCGCCGCCGTCGCCGAACAGCGTCTCGGCGCGGCCCGCGGCCACGAGGACTTCGTGCTGCTGTGGAACGAGGGCGGTCTCGGCGCCGCCCTCGTCCTCGGCGGCCGGCTGCACCGCGGCTGGACCGGCGGCGCCGGAGAGGTGGGCTTCCTGCCGGTCCCCGGCGCCCCCCTGGTCCGTCAGGTCACCAAGGCCAACAGCGGCGGCTACCAGGAACTGGCGGGTTCCCAGGCCCTGCCGCGGCTGGCCCGGGAACTCGGCGTCCCCGGCATACCCTCCGGACCGTACGCCGAGGTCGCCGCCGCCCTCGTCGCACGGGCGGCCGCCGAGGACACCGCCGTCCACCGCCTGCTGCTCCAGACGTACGCGACCCGGCTCGCGACCGGTCTCGCCTCGCTCGTCTCCGTGCTCGACCCCGAACTCGTCGTCCTCAGCGGCGCCTCCCTGACCGCCGGCGGCGACGTACTGCGCGCCCTCGTCCAGGACGAGCTGGAGGAGCTGGCCGCGTCCCGGCCGAAGCTGGTCATGAGCGACGTCACCGAACGGCCCGTGCTGCGCGGCGCGCTGGAGAGCGCGCTGGCGGCCACCCGCGACGAGGTCTTCGACACCTCCCGCTAG
- a CDS encoding ABC transporter substrate-binding protein: MPTRIPEVVRKAAFALTASTALLIGTTACTGQSAAGPEDDASKETTLTFWHAWSAPNEVKAVKALVAGFEKAHPNIHVNVVGNMTDDKINQALRAGGTKAPDVISSFTTNNVGKFCSSGALVDLNPFFKKADIDPNTTFPKAMNEYTQYDLNRCAVPLLGDAYGLYYNKTAFAKAGITAPPKTWSEFEADAKKLTIPQGDTYKQLGFMPNYHGWETTTEHYMGQFSPTYFDRSGRSTIATDPGVTDAFTLQKKLVDDLGGFRKLEKFRSGLGDEWGPKHPFQTGQVAMQLDGEWRLGMALEAKPGFEIGVAPLPVADDQADQYGKGYITGTIAGIAATSKKQNAAWELVKYMTTDTAAVVAFSNAIHNVPSTLAALKSPDLKYDPRFKTFLDIAANPNSTTSPASINGGVYLTTIQQLGYDYESGKVTDLRAGLKKAAEQIDTDIAQAK, encoded by the coding sequence ATGCCCACACGCATACCCGAAGTCGTCCGAAAGGCGGCTTTCGCCCTCACCGCCTCCACGGCCCTCCTCATCGGCACCACCGCCTGTACCGGCCAGTCCGCGGCCGGCCCCGAAGACGACGCGTCGAAGGAGACGACCCTCACCTTCTGGCACGCCTGGAGCGCGCCGAACGAGGTGAAGGCCGTGAAGGCGCTGGTCGCCGGCTTCGAGAAGGCGCACCCCAACATCCATGTGAACGTCGTCGGCAACATGACCGACGACAAGATCAACCAGGCGCTGCGCGCGGGCGGCACCAAGGCGCCGGACGTGATCTCGTCGTTCACCACCAACAACGTCGGCAAGTTCTGCTCGTCGGGTGCCCTGGTCGACCTCAACCCGTTCTTCAAGAAGGCGGACATCGACCCGAACACCACCTTCCCGAAGGCGATGAACGAGTACACCCAGTACGACCTCAACCGCTGCGCGGTGCCGCTGCTCGGCGACGCCTACGGGCTCTACTACAACAAGACGGCCTTCGCGAAGGCCGGCATCACCGCCCCGCCGAAGACCTGGTCCGAGTTCGAGGCCGACGCCAAGAAGCTGACGATCCCCCAGGGCGACACGTACAAGCAGCTCGGCTTCATGCCGAACTACCACGGCTGGGAGACGACGACCGAGCACTACATGGGCCAGTTCTCCCCGACCTACTTCGACCGGTCGGGCAGGTCGACCATCGCCACGGACCCGGGCGTCACCGACGCCTTCACGCTCCAGAAGAAGCTCGTCGACGACCTCGGCGGCTTCCGGAAGCTGGAGAAGTTCCGCTCCGGCCTCGGCGACGAATGGGGCCCCAAGCACCCCTTCCAGACCGGTCAGGTCGCCATGCAGCTGGACGGCGAATGGCGCCTGGGCATGGCCCTGGAGGCCAAGCCCGGCTTCGAGATCGGCGTCGCCCCGCTGCCCGTCGCCGACGACCAGGCCGACCAGTACGGCAAGGGCTACATCACCGGCACCATCGCCGGCATCGCCGCCACCAGCAAGAAGCAGAACGCGGCCTGGGAGCTGGTGAAGTACATGACCACCGACACGGCCGCGGTCGTCGCCTTCTCCAACGCCATCCACAACGTGCCGTCCACGCTGGCCGCCCTGAAGTCCCCCGACCTGAAGTACGACCCGCGCTTCAAGACGTTCCTGGACATCGCGGCGAACCCGAACTCCACCACGTCCCCCGCGTCCATCAACGGCGGCGTCTACCTGACGACGATCCAGCAGCTCGGCTACGACTACGAGAGCGGCAAGGTCACCGACCTGCGGGCCGGCCTGAAGAAGGCGGCCGAGCAGATCGACACGGACATCGCACAGGCGAAGTGA
- a CDS encoding carbohydrate ABC transporter permease has translation MAATHTLKAKHRRSALRTLAFLSPWLIGFAVFFAYPMISTVYFSFMHYDGFRPPTWSGTKNWTYVFEHYPFFWPALRNTLWLVVIMVTLRVLFGLGIGMLITKIKTGTGVFRTLFYLPYLAPPVAATMAFAFLLNPGTGPVNSILEKAGIPAPGWFNDPDWSKPALTLMFLWGVGDLMVIFMAALLDVPKEQYEAAELDGASAWQRFRFVTLPTISPIIMFAVVTGVIAAMQCYTQPLVAGKVASGVIQGAGTMFEPGYPEHSTLTLPQLVYNLGFQRFDYGSACVVALVLFALSMAFTALLMRRRGGLIQAGD, from the coding sequence ATGGCCGCCACCCACACCCTGAAGGCGAAGCACCGGCGCTCGGCCCTGCGTACCCTCGCCTTCCTCTCCCCCTGGCTGATCGGCTTCGCGGTCTTCTTCGCGTACCCGATGATCTCGACGGTCTACTTCTCGTTCATGCACTACGACGGCTTCAGGCCGCCGACGTGGAGCGGCACGAAGAACTGGACGTACGTCTTCGAGCACTACCCGTTCTTCTGGCCTGCGCTGCGCAACACCCTGTGGCTGGTCGTGATCATGGTGACCCTGCGCGTGCTGTTCGGGCTCGGGATCGGCATGCTCATCACCAAGATCAAGACGGGGACGGGCGTCTTCCGCACCCTCTTCTACCTGCCCTACCTCGCCCCGCCGGTGGCCGCCACCATGGCCTTCGCCTTCCTCCTCAACCCCGGTACGGGCCCGGTCAACTCGATCCTGGAGAAGGCCGGCATCCCGGCGCCCGGCTGGTTCAACGACCCGGACTGGTCCAAGCCCGCCCTCACCCTGATGTTCCTGTGGGGCGTGGGCGACCTGATGGTGATCTTCATGGCCGCGCTGCTCGACGTACCGAAGGAGCAGTACGAGGCGGCCGAGCTGGACGGCGCCTCGGCGTGGCAGCGGTTCCGGTTCGTCACCCTCCCCACCATCTCGCCGATCATCATGTTCGCGGTCGTCACCGGCGTGATCGCGGCGATGCAGTGCTACACCCAGCCCCTGGTCGCCGGAAAGGTCGCCTCCGGCGTCATCCAGGGCGCGGGCACCATGTTCGAGCCCGGCTACCCCGAGCACTCCACGCTCACGCTCCCCCAGCTCGTCTACAACCTCGGCTTCCAGCGCTTCGACTACGGCTCCGCCTGTGTCGTCGCCCTGGTCCTGTTCGCCCTGTCGATGGCGTTCACCGCGCTCCTCATGCGGCGCCGGGGCGGGCTCATCCAGGCAGGTGACTGA
- a CDS encoding carbohydrate ABC transporter permease, with the protein MTQVLERPAELARESSPAARTARRKALLEWIAVHSLGVAAALFFTLPFVFVLLTSLMSDSQALSRDLVPHTWEWANYRKVFDTPGFLTWWRNTLIYAGLGTVLTVVSSVPVAYALAKFRFRGRNLALMLVISMMMLPPQVVVIPMYLFWAKQLDLSGTLWPMIVPLAFGDAFSIFLLRQFLVTIPNEYLDAAKVDGCGDLRTLLRVVLPMARPGIAAVALFQFFAAWNDYFGPQIYASENPDAWTLSYALESFKGAHHTDWNLTMAATVLVMAPVILVFFFAQKAFVEGVTLTGVKG; encoded by the coding sequence ATGACCCAAGTACTCGAGCGTCCCGCGGAGTTGGCGCGGGAGTCCTCGCCGGCCGCGCGCACCGCGCGCCGCAAGGCCCTGCTGGAATGGATCGCGGTCCACTCCCTCGGCGTGGCCGCCGCCCTCTTCTTCACCCTGCCGTTCGTGTTCGTCCTGCTGACCTCGCTGATGAGCGACTCACAGGCGCTCAGCCGGGACCTGGTCCCGCACACCTGGGAGTGGGCCAACTACCGGAAGGTCTTCGACACCCCGGGCTTCCTCACCTGGTGGCGCAACACGCTGATCTACGCGGGACTCGGCACGGTCCTCACCGTCGTCTCCTCCGTGCCCGTGGCGTACGCGCTGGCCAAGTTCCGCTTCCGGGGCCGGAACCTGGCCCTCATGCTGGTGATCTCGATGATGATGCTGCCGCCGCAGGTGGTCGTCATCCCGATGTACCTGTTCTGGGCGAAGCAGCTGGACCTGTCGGGCACCCTGTGGCCGATGATCGTCCCGCTGGCGTTCGGCGACGCGTTCTCGATCTTCCTGCTCCGCCAGTTCCTGGTGACCATCCCGAACGAGTACCTGGACGCGGCCAAGGTGGACGGCTGCGGCGACCTGCGCACCCTGCTCAGGGTCGTGCTGCCGATGGCCAGGCCCGGTATCGCCGCCGTCGCGCTGTTCCAGTTCTTCGCCGCCTGGAACGACTACTTCGGACCGCAGATCTACGCCTCGGAGAACCCCGACGCGTGGACCCTCTCCTACGCCCTGGAGTCCTTCAAGGGCGCGCACCACACCGACTGGAACCTCACCATGGCGGCCACCGTGCTGGTCATGGCCCCCGTGATCCTCGTGTTCTTCTTCGCCCAGAAGGCGTTCGTCGAAGGTGTCACCCTCACCGGAGTAAAGGGTTAA
- a CDS encoding 6-phospho-beta-glucosidase translates to MKLTVVGGGSTYTPELVDGFARLRDTLPVEELVLVDPAADRLELVGGLARRIFARQGHPGRIVTTSDLDAAVEGAEAVLLQLRVGGQAAREQDETWPLDCGCVGQETTGAGGLAKALRTVPVVLDIAERVRRTNPHAWIIDFTNPVGIVTRALLRADHRAVGLCNVAIGLQRKFAALLDVAPAEVHLDHVGLNHLTWETGVRLHGPEGDDVLPGLLSAHADAIAADLRLPRVLLERLGTIPSYYLRYYYAHDEVVRELRTKPSRAAEVAAMERQLLSLYADPALDEKPELLAKRGGAFYSEAAVDLAAALLTGSGSPYQVVNTLNNGTLPFLPDDAVIEVQAAVGPKGPSPLPVAPVDPLYAGLMANVTAYEDLALRAALHGGRDNVLRALLAHPLIAQYEYAEQLTDRLISHNREHLAWA, encoded by the coding sequence ATGAAACTCACCGTGGTCGGCGGCGGCTCGACCTACACACCGGAACTCGTCGACGGCTTCGCCCGCCTGCGCGACACCCTCCCCGTGGAGGAACTGGTCCTCGTCGACCCGGCGGCCGACCGTCTGGAACTCGTCGGCGGCCTCGCCCGGCGCATCTTCGCCCGGCAGGGCCACCCGGGCCGGATCGTGACGACCTCCGACCTCGACGCGGCCGTCGAGGGCGCGGAAGCCGTGCTGCTGCAACTGCGGGTCGGCGGACAGGCCGCGCGCGAGCAGGACGAGACCTGGCCCCTGGACTGCGGCTGCGTCGGACAGGAGACGACGGGCGCGGGCGGCCTCGCGAAGGCGCTGCGCACGGTGCCCGTCGTGCTGGACATCGCCGAACGGGTCCGCCGGACCAACCCGCACGCCTGGATCATCGACTTCACCAACCCGGTCGGCATCGTGACCCGCGCCCTGCTGCGCGCCGACCACCGGGCGGTCGGTCTGTGCAACGTGGCGATCGGCCTCCAGCGCAAGTTCGCCGCCCTGCTCGACGTCGCACCGGCCGAGGTCCACCTGGACCACGTGGGCCTCAACCACCTCACCTGGGAGACCGGGGTGCGCCTGCACGGCCCCGAGGGCGACGACGTGCTGCCGGGCCTGCTGTCCGCCCACGCCGACGCGATCGCCGCCGACCTGCGGCTGCCGCGCGTACTCCTGGAGCGGCTGGGCACGATTCCCTCCTACTACCTGCGCTACTACTACGCGCACGACGAGGTCGTCCGGGAACTGCGCACGAAGCCGTCGAGGGCGGCGGAGGTGGCCGCGATGGAACGGCAGCTGCTGTCGCTGTACGCCGATCCGGCCCTGGACGAGAAGCCGGAGCTGCTGGCCAAGCGCGGCGGCGCCTTCTACTCGGAGGCGGCGGTGGACCTGGCGGCGGCGCTGCTGACCGGCTCGGGCAGCCCCTACCAGGTGGTGAACACGCTCAACAACGGCACGCTGCCCTTCCTGCCGGACGACGCGGTGATCGAGGTCCAGGCGGCGGTGGGCCCCAAGGGCCCCTCGCCCCTGCCGGTGGCTCCCGTCGACCCGCTGTACGCGGGCCTGATGGCGAACGTGACGGCGTACGAGGACCTGGCGCTGCGGGCGGCGCTGCACGGAGGCCGCGACAACGTCCTCAGGGCCCTCCTCGCCCACCCCCTGATCGCGCAGTACGAGTACGCCGAGCAGCTGACCGACCGACTGATCTCACACAACCGGGAGCACCTCGCGTGGGCCTGA
- a CDS encoding N-acetylglucosamine kinase produces MGLTASVLAIDAGNSKTDVAVVAADGEVLATARGDGFRPPAVGVTAAVDALADTVTRAYTAAGVSSVRHVSACLANADLPVEEERLAAALRARAWGASVDVRNDTFAILRAGVAAPRGVAVVCGAGINCVGMLPDGRTARFPALGRLSGDWGGGWGLAEEAMWHAARAEDGRGGPTALTRTLPSHFGLTSMYALIESLHLERIPPARRHELTPVLFRTARDGDAVARTIVDRLAQEVVSMATVALTRLDLLEEETPVLLGGGVLTAGHGQLDDRVRELLAARAPKAVARVVRERPVLGAALLGLDRLGADAGAQRRVRDRFDAGE; encoded by the coding sequence GTGGGCCTGACGGCAAGCGTTCTCGCCATCGACGCGGGCAACAGCAAGACCGACGTCGCGGTCGTGGCGGCCGACGGGGAGGTCCTCGCCACCGCCCGCGGCGACGGCTTCCGGCCGCCCGCGGTGGGCGTGACCGCGGCGGTGGACGCCCTCGCCGACACCGTCACGCGCGCGTACACGGCGGCGGGCGTCTCCTCGGTGCGGCACGTCTCGGCCTGTCTGGCCAACGCCGACCTGCCGGTGGAGGAGGAGCGGCTGGCCGCGGCCCTGCGCGCCCGCGCGTGGGGCGCCTCGGTCGACGTCCGCAACGACACGTTCGCCATCCTGCGGGCGGGCGTCGCCGCCCCCCGCGGGGTGGCCGTGGTCTGCGGCGCCGGCATCAACTGCGTCGGGATGCTCCCCGACGGCCGTACCGCCCGCTTCCCGGCCCTCGGCCGGCTCTCCGGCGACTGGGGCGGCGGCTGGGGCCTGGCCGAGGAGGCGATGTGGCACGCGGCGCGGGCCGAGGACGGCCGGGGAGGGCCGACGGCACTCACGCGGACCCTCCCGTCCCACTTCGGACTGACGTCCATGTACGCCCTGATCGAGTCCCTGCACCTGGAGCGCATCCCCCCGGCCCGCCGCCACGAACTGACCCCGGTCCTCTTCCGGACGGCGCGGGACGGGGACGCCGTGGCGCGCACGATCGTCGACCGGCTGGCGCAGGAGGTCGTGTCGATGGCGACGGTGGCGCTGACCCGCCTCGACCTGCTGGAGGAGGAGACCCCGGTCCTGCTGGGAGGCGGGGTCCTGACCGCGGGCCACGGGCAACTGGACGACCGGGTGCGGGAACTGCTGGCCGCGCGGGCCCCGAAGGCGGTGGCGAGGGTCGTACGGGAGCGGCCGGTGCTCGGAGCGGCGCTGCTGGGCCTGGACCGGCTGGGCGCGGACGCCGGGGCGCAGCGCAGGGTGAGGGACCGTTTCGACGCGGGCGAGTGA